Proteins co-encoded in one Arthrobacter alpinus genomic window:
- a CDS encoding shikimate kinase has product MIRGRDPVGVPDFTPQRPIVMIGPMAVGKSVIGAELARVLGLSFVDSDHKIVAKHGTIPRIFAAKGEHHFRQLEAKAIADVLDAPAPAPVVLSLGGGAVLDSGTQQLLARTTVVFLRAELDTVRERITRSTGRPLLAADPVATWERLAAVRGPVYARLADITLDVGDSNVPQLVERLIHLLETESRKENS; this is encoded by the coding sequence ATGATTAGGGGCCGGGATCCGGTTGGGGTGCCGGACTTTACGCCCCAACGTCCCATTGTCATGATTGGGCCCATGGCCGTGGGCAAGTCGGTCATTGGTGCCGAACTTGCCCGCGTGCTGGGCCTGAGCTTCGTGGACTCCGATCACAAGATTGTGGCCAAACACGGGACCATTCCGCGGATTTTTGCCGCCAAAGGTGAGCATCATTTCCGGCAGCTGGAAGCCAAGGCCATCGCCGATGTCCTGGACGCGCCGGCCCCGGCACCCGTGGTCCTGTCCTTGGGCGGCGGCGCCGTCCTGGACTCCGGAACCCAACAGTTGCTGGCCCGCACCACAGTAGTTTTCCTGCGCGCAGAACTGGACACCGTCCGGGAGCGCATTACCCGCAGTACCGGCCGGCCCCTCCTGGCGGCGGATCCCGTTGCCACGTGGGAACGCCTCGCGGCCGTCCGCGGCCCCGTATACGCCAGACTGGCCGACATCACTCTTGATGTTGGCGACTCCAATGTGCCGCAGCTTGTTGAGCGGCTGATCCACCTGCTGGAAACAGAATCAAGGAAAGAGAATTCTTAA
- the aroB gene encoding 3-dehydroquinate synthase produces the protein MQNTPAAPNTVIKVTGVLPQDNYDVVVGRGLLAHLPELLGERVKKVLVIHPRALRMTGDAVRDELEAAGFTALTAEIPDAEEGKHIQVASFCWEVLGKNDFTRSDAVVAVGGGAVTDVAGFVAATWLRGVKLVTMPTSLLGMVDAAVGGKNGINTAEGKNLVGTFYPPAGVLVDLDTLDTLPRNELISGMAEVVKCGFIADPAILDLVEANPEAVTDPRSDVLRELIERSISVKAKVVSEDLKETGLREILNYGHTLGHAIELTERYSWRHGAAVAVGMMFAAELARSVGRLSDADADRHRTILDLLGLPLSYRRDRWQALLDGMKRDKKSRGDLLRFVVLDGIGRPGILDVPDQSLLFAAYQEIAS, from the coding sequence ATTCAGAACACTCCCGCAGCACCGAACACTGTCATCAAGGTCACCGGCGTCTTGCCGCAGGACAACTACGACGTCGTAGTGGGCCGTGGACTGCTGGCCCACCTTCCGGAACTCCTAGGTGAGCGGGTCAAAAAGGTTTTGGTGATCCACCCCCGTGCGCTGCGCATGACAGGTGACGCCGTACGTGACGAGCTGGAGGCCGCAGGCTTCACGGCACTCACGGCCGAGATCCCCGACGCCGAAGAAGGTAAGCACATTCAGGTGGCTTCCTTCTGCTGGGAAGTGCTGGGTAAGAATGATTTCACCCGTTCCGACGCCGTGGTGGCTGTGGGCGGTGGCGCCGTAACAGACGTCGCCGGTTTCGTGGCAGCAACGTGGCTGCGCGGGGTCAAGCTCGTCACCATGCCCACCTCACTGCTGGGCATGGTGGACGCCGCCGTAGGTGGCAAGAACGGTATCAACACCGCCGAGGGCAAGAACCTGGTGGGCACGTTCTACCCGCCGGCAGGTGTCCTGGTCGATCTGGACACCCTGGACACGCTGCCGCGCAATGAACTCATCTCCGGCATGGCTGAGGTGGTCAAGTGCGGTTTCATTGCAGACCCCGCTATCCTCGATCTGGTCGAAGCTAACCCGGAAGCTGTGACGGATCCGCGCTCAGACGTGCTCCGTGAACTCATTGAACGCTCCATCAGCGTCAAGGCCAAGGTTGTCTCCGAGGATCTGAAGGAAACCGGCCTGCGGGAAATCTTGAACTACGGACACACCCTGGGGCACGCCATTGAGCTCACGGAACGGTATTCCTGGCGTCATGGTGCCGCTGTTGCCGTCGGCATGATGTTTGCGGCCGAACTGGCCCGCAGCGTGGGACGCCTCAGCGATGCGGATGCTGACCGGCACCGCACCATCCTTGACTTGCTGGGTCTGCCCCTGAGTTACCGGCGCGACCGCTGGCAGGCACTGCTGGATGGCATGAAGCGGGACAAGAAGTCCCGTGGCGATCTGCTGCGCTTTGTGGTGCTCGACGGCATTGGCCGCCCCGGCATCCTCGACGTTCCCGACCAATCCCTGCTCTTTGCCGCCTACCAAGAAATAGCGTCCTGA